A portion of the Rhodococcus pseudokoreensis genome contains these proteins:
- a CDS encoding RNA polymerase-binding protein RbpA has translation MADRVLRGSRLGAVSYETDRDHDLAPRRMAKYRCDNGEIFDIPFADDAEIPGTWLCRNGLEGTLVEGTAPEAKKVKPPRTHWDMLLERRSKEELEELLKERLDLLKAKRRGA, from the coding sequence ATGGCAGATCGCGTACTTCGAGGGAGTCGACTCGGAGCGGTGAGCTACGAGACCGACCGTGACCACGACCTCGCACCCCGCCGGATGGCCAAGTACCGGTGCGACAACGGTGAGATCTTCGACATTCCCTTCGCCGACGATGCCGAGATCCCCGGCACGTGGCTGTGCCGCAACGGCCTCGAGGGAACCCTGGTCGAGGGCACGGCGCCCGAGGCCAAGAAGGTCAAGCCGCCGCGTACCCACTGGGACATGCTGCTCGAACGCCGTTCCAAGGAGGAACTGGAAGAGCTGCTGAAGGAGCGCCTCGACCTGCTGAAGGCGAAGCGCCGCGGAGCCTGA